The genome window ATCTTCATCACTAATTCTTTCGGCGGCAAGATATGCTGCTAAGCCTTCTAAGCTTGCTCTTACTTCTAATACATCCATAATATCCTTTAATGACATATTTGCCACATACGCACCTTTCCTAGGCAACATAACAACTAAACCTTCTAATTCAAGCTTTCTTATTGCCTCTCTTACTGGAGTTCTACTTACTCCTAATTGTTCTGCTAGTTGCACTTCCATTAGCCTTTGACCAGGCTTTAATTTTCCTTCTAAGATTGCTTCTCTTAAATTCTCAAAGACTACATCTCTTAATGGCTTGTAATTATCCAAGTTCAGTTTAGTTAAATTCTCCACAAATTTCAACCCCTTTTTGACTGCTATTAACAACATACACCTGTTTATATTTTTTTAATAATTCTTTTTTTCCAATTAGAGCATCCTCTTTATTTTTGAATAGTCCAAAAACTGTAGGACCACTTCCACTCATCATAGAACCTAAAGCATTATTTTTCATCATTACTTGCTTTATATCACTTATTTCTTTATGTTTACTTATAGTAACATTTTCAAGAATATTTACCATGCTTTCTGATACAGCTTTTATATCTTCAGATTTTAAACACTCTATCAAATATTTATTATTTGGTCTTTTTTTAATATTATTCAAATCCAATCCTTGATAAACTTCTTTAGTAGAAACGAATAAGTCTGGTTTGCATATTAATATATTTATATCACATGGTAAACCTTTGATGTTTGTTAGCTTTTCTCCAACACCTTGAGCTAAAGCAGGTCTTCCTGATATACAAAAAGGAACATCTGCTCCTAAATTAAATCCTATTTCTTTTAATTCATCTTCAGATAATCCAAGTTCCCATAGTTGATTTAGACCTACTAATACTGCGGCTGCATTAGAACTTCCTCCAGCCATTCCTGCTGCTACAGGAATATTTTTTTCTATGAATATTTCTACACCTTTTTTTATATAAAATTTATTCTTAAGTATTTTAGCAGCTTTATAAACAATATTATCTTCATCTAAAGGAATATCTAAACTAGTGCTTTTTACCTTTACTTCATCTTCATCTAATTCTTTTATCTTTACTATATCGTATAAATCTATCGTTTGCATTATCATTTCAACAAAATGATAACCGTCTTGCCTTTTTCCTAAGACATCAATGGATAAATTTATTTTTGCTCTACTCTTTAGTCTTATAAAATCCATTCTATCCTCCTTGTTTAAAGAATAATGCATCACTAACAATAATATTATACTACAAAAAATAAAATAATAGGGTATTATAATACCCTATTATATTTAATTACTTTAAATTTTTTAACATTAGTCTACTAATACGACTTTTTTTTCTAAAATAAGACACTTGCCAGGCTTAATTGGTTCATCAAGTTTTATATCATTAAGTTCTGCAATCTCATTTTCTGTTGTATTGTATTTTTTTGCTATGTTCCAGAAAGTATCTCCTTCTTTACATATATATACGATTATGCTAGGAGCTTTAGATAAATCATATACACCTTGGTCTTCACCCTTGATAATAAAGTTTTCTGCTTTCTTATCTAATGCTTCAGTAAATCTCTTAATTTTTATAATCAAGTCTATCTGGTCTCTATTCAAATCAACCTCAACTTTATCAATACATGCTGTATTAAAAACAGATGCTGTATCAGTTAAGTTATCCATTTCTATATCATGTTCAAATGGAATTTCTTCACTAATTTTATAAACTAATTTTAAACCTTCAACTGGAACAAATAAAATTTCAACTTTTATGATTCCTTGTATAATGCTTTTATTTCCTTCAATATAGCTATTTTCTATAGACATAGTCGGACAAACGCTTACAATATCTTTTATTTGTATATCATCATTATCATTTCTTATGCCTTCTCTAACCATAAACGTTTCTTCACTATTTCTTAAAGTCTTATTTAATTGAATAGGTTTATGGTCAAATTTTATTATTTTTTGAGGAGAATATGCATCTTGTAATACTTCTCTCGTCACTTCATCTGTAACCTTTACTTTACAACAAACCACACAATCTATTTCTAAAAGCCCTGTATTACTTTCACTATTTTGTTTGAAAATATGATTAAAGTCTGACATAGACAACAATACTTCCTCAGTCATACCATCACTAACTCCCGGAACTTCTACAAATTGAGTAAACTCAATACCTACTCTATCCAACTCTACAAGTTCACCCTCATATGTACAAGCTAATGGATTTATTTCTAATACTCCACCAATAATAACTTTATTGTCAGTTACTCTACTTTCTTTTACTTTAACACATGGATTCAAACTTATTATAGATTGAATTTCTTCTGTGTTTATAGTTATAGTATCTCTTATAGAACTTTCTGCTTTTTCTATTCCAACTATATCTTGAAAACAGATTTCTTTTCTGTGTTTTTGTATGCCTTCTACCTGTGCCACATCTTTTACAATGTCTAATCTTTGCTTTTCAAACAAACTACCTCTTATATTCATAAGAGCTCCTACTTTAATTTTTCTCTCATTCATTATAGTACAATCCATATGCTCTACTTCTGAAAATAACATGTATTCCATATCTTGAACAACATTATCTTTTTCTATTACCTCGTTTATATCTACTTTTCCGTCTACATTAGAAATAGTATTTTTGTCATCTGCAATATAGATTACATTATAATTAAAACTTCCTCTACAAAGTATCTTCCCATCTGCCATCTCAATTTTTTTAAGTGATATGTATCCTTCTGTTTTTACAATTTCATATACATCTAATTTTTTGTCTGGTACAACTGCCTCCGCCTCGATGAATGTTTGAAATTTTCCAAAGTCTATTCTATTGTCAACCTTAATTACATCTTTAATTAATTCCATAGCTTACCTCCTTGAGTATTATAAAAATATCACACTATATTTATATTTAAGGAGCAAAAAAAAAATTACACCTATTTTTAATAGGTATAATTTTAACTTATTTGTAATTTATCTTGATCTCTAAAAACTTGCAACTTTACATTAGATGTTAATAAGTCCGAGTAACTATAAGATACTCTAGGATACCCATTAATTTCATCATCTAATTTTATAACAAACACGCTTGGATAAACTTTTTCTAGTATACCCTCTTTTGTAATAATCTGCTTTCTTCCTTTATTAGCTTTCAACAATATTTTCTTTCCTATATGTCTCTCTAAGCTTACTCTTATCTTGTCTAGAGTTTGAACAGTAGCCACAATATCACCTTCTTTAACGTTTATATGTTTACATAATATCACATATAAACATTTTTGTCAAATGTTTAAACTAATTATTTTATATATTTTTTGCAAAAATGTCAATACTATTTTTGAAGATATACAGTATAATTATGCTAATTTTTGTTAATGTAGTATTGTTTTTGGCATTGCCCATCTAAATTTTCCTCTTGTTTCAGAACCACCAATACCCTTAACACCTGTAATAGTCTGCTCTATAACCTCATCAATAGGCACTACTACATCAATTCTTGAACAAGCAATTTTCTCCACTACAAAAACAGGGTCTAAAGCATGTATCATTATTCTTCCAGGTGAACTTGCATAATTTGCTCCTGCACTTATTATTTTTTCATAATTTGATTGGCATGCTCCTGCAAATATAACAAGATTATCCAAATTTGGTTGCCATTTACGTGCTTCTTTTACTGTTTTAATAAAATTTAAAGAGTTTCTATAGTTACTCATATCTTCTATATCACCTCTTTTTATTGTCATTGCATCATGACCTGTTATTACTAGTATATCCGGATTATATTTTTCTAGTAATGCTCTTACTTCTTTATACTGATTTTGTTCTGAGACGGCTACACCTACTGCAGGTATTCCAAGTTGAGCATATACATCCAAGCAAATTTTTAAATATTCCTTATCTCCATCTATCTGTAATACCTTTCCAGGCATTCCATATGTGTTAGGATTTAATTGAAGTTTTGGAACTGCTCTTGTCATTCTTTTTTGTCTTTCTTTAGCTTTTCTTACTGACTTATATAATAAATTTTCTACATTTTTATCTATTAATATATCTTTTATATCAGGTGCTTTTACTAGTTCTAAGTCATCAATATAAGCATCTGCTATTACTCTAAATGCAATTCCCTTTAGTATAGCTATTTTCTCATTATTTTCATCTACACCAAAAGAGACTATTTTAAATACTATATCTTTGTTATGTGACTTTCTAGCTACAATGTCTCCTACCTTCATAGTTAAACCTCCAATAAATTTTTATCTTAGTTTATACTATGTTCGATATAAAACTTTGTTTCCTAATGTCAAAAAAACATTTCTTATAATACTTCTTTTATCACTCTTAAAGCATTTTTATAATATATCTTTTCTATCTCATCTTCACTAAATCCTTCTTTTTTTAGAGGTTCATACAATTTACCCATCTGAGATATATCTTCAATCTCAACCTTTGAATCTATTCCATCAAAATCTGAACCTAGAGATACAACATCTATTCCTCCAACATTTACAATGTGTTTTATATGTCTAACCATATCTTCAAGTTTACTTTCGCTTTTATTATCACTTAAAAATAAATGGAAGAAATTTATACCTGTAACTCCACCTTTATTTGCTAATACTTTAATCATATCATCAGTTAGATTTCTAGAATGATTCATCATTGCTCTCGAATTAGAATGTGTAGCAATTATTGGTTTAGAAGAAAGCTTTGCAATTTCATAAAATCCACCATCTGAAATATGAGAAACATCAACTAGCATTCCCAATTCATTCATTTTATGTACCACTTCTCTTCCAAAATTAGTAAGTCCTTTTTCTCTATATTCTACTTTATTATGAGGAAAACTCAATTCATTCACATGATTCCAACTTATTGTCATCATTCTAACCCCTAAGTCGTAAAATTTCTTTAAATTTTCTAGTTTACCTTCAAGTACTGCACCTTCCTCAATAGATAAAAGTGCTGTAAGTTTACCTTCTGATTGGTTTTTCATAATTTCTTCATAGTTAGTAGCTAAAGCTATTACATCACTATTTTTTTTCATTTCCTCATGAAATTTATTTGCCATGCTCATACAATAATCAAAAGGATGCTTTACTTCTTCAGTATCAACAAAAAGAGCAAATGTTTGAGCTAACGAATCCCCCTTTTTCAATCTGTCTATATCAACAGAATATTTATTAGACTTAAGTTCACTTGTTTCTACATTTTCCATTAATTTTGCTATAGTATCACAATGTAAATCAATAAATTTCATATTTATACCCCCTGCATATTTTATATTTATATCTAAAAATAGAAATAGCTGTCCTTATAGACAACTATTGACAACTATTTTTTAATATTCTTTTTTATATTACTCAATCTTATTCTTCTTTTAAATTAGGTATTACTTTTTTAACTTCTTCAATTTGATGCCATGTTTTATCTATATCATTTTCACTAATATATTTTTTTAAATCAGTTAAAGATGTAAAATCTTTAACTGATAAATTGTCATCATCATCTGCAAATCTTAAAATAAACATGATACTACCTTACTTTCCACAACATTTCTTATATTTTTTTCCACTTCCACATGGGCATGAATCGTTTCTTCCTATTTTTGCTTCTTTAACTATTGTTTTAGATTTCTTATAAGACTTTATTATTTCTTTTCTTTGGTCTGCTGGTAGTATATCTTCCCAACCTTGTAAATTATATAACCAATGAGCTTCAACAGTTACCATATTGTTATATAATTTTTCCCAATCTATTTTTATAGAAACTTCTTTATCAGTTTCTACATCTTCTAAAACTATATCTTCTTTTAAACTTTCACTTATTCCGTCTATGAATCCCATGAAAAATTCATTAGTAGTTCCAAACTTTTCAGCTAATTCGCTTACTTTACCTTCAACAACATCCATTTTATTATTTAATATTTCATTGTATATTCCAGCTTCAACTTTTAAATATTCTTCCCAAAATTTTACCTCTTCTTCTTGACTTTCATGATTATCACTTAAATTTCTCCATTCAGTATATAAACTCATACTTTTTCCTCCTAAGTATACCTATATTTTTATAGTTTTTATAGTATAAAATCTTTTAGTTAGATTGGAAGTTTCTTCTTTTTTAATTATACCATATTCTATTTAAAGTTAACTCCTATATTATATCATAATTAAACAATTCTTTTAATACTTTTATAGCATACTCTTGGTTTATAAAGTAAGGGCTTGTAGCAATTGTTATTACTTTAGCTTTTTTAATTAAATTTTGTATCTTCTCTAGCTTAAAATCAAATGGTATATAATCCATATCGCTTGAAAATATATCTAAATCTATATCAAGAACAAACTCTGACTCTATATCTAAATCAAATCCATATGAACTATCTATTATTATTAATTCTGAAAATACATTGTATCTTAGTGCTGGCTTTATAAAACTACCTACATTTAAAACTTCATTTGTATATCTAAATACATCCCTCATATTATTTATATCTACATTATAGTTATCAGGCTCTCTAGTATCCTTATGCTGATCCACATGTACTAACTTACACCCCTTTGTAAACTCATTTTTCATCAGAGACCTTATCCAAAAATAAAATGCATGGTTATGATTATCAAACACATATATCTTTTTATTTCCCAGGACATATTCAACCATATTCTCCAGACCTTTTGCTTTTATCTCTTTACCCTCTTCAATCTCATTAAATACTACTTCATCACCTAACTTCACATCATTCAATGTTCCACTTATAAGTTTTGGAACATATATACTCTTATCTTCTCGTGTTTCATATGAAAACACATTATTTCCAACTGGTTTTTTTATATGAAATCCAATATATTCATAGTTTTCCATAAAAATTAAATTCCTCCATTGTTATAATATATAAGCATAAATTCACCTATTTTTATATTTTCCTCATAGATAAATTTATAACCTCTCATAAGAAATCTCCTAAATTTATAATTTTATTTTGTAACACCTAAGACTCATTCTACCTGAATAAAATGATTCATTTTAAGTAAAACTCCTAATTTACTTTTAATATTATCTTGACTATGTTCCTTAAGTTTAGTGAAAACTTTGTAACATTCAATCCTTGCAAACCACAAAGTCATTTCCGTCAGTCAAAGAAATATCCATTTCATTTATTTTCACCACTTAAAAAAAGAATAACAATACAAACCAGGCAAAGCAATATATTTATATATTTTATTCCAATTTTTATAGGTATATTTGAGGTATCCATAAATTTCCTGCTTTATTTGTATCTAAATTATGGTAGGAATAATTTATAAATACTCAATACATAATAAAACATATAGGAGTGGTATTATATGAAAAAGAGCACCATATGTTTTTTATTAGTTGCAGTAGTTAGCTGTATTACTTCATATACATTAATTGATTTAAATAATTCATCACCTGTATTTAGTTATACACAAAACAATACATCGTTAGAATTGATGTACTTTAACAAGTGGAAGGACAAGTCATGGATAACTCTAGGTGATAGTATAACAAGGGCTAATGGATATCAGGATAAACTTAAGAATATATTAGGGTTCTCAAGAATTGATAATATTAGTAAAAATGGTCAAACAATGGCATCCCAATCTAAAAACAAGTCAACATATACACTTGGAAAAACAATTGATTATAAAGTATACGATTTGGCGACAATTTTTATTGGAACGAATGATTTTAGGTATAATAAAAAGCTTGGAAAAATTAAAGCGAGTGGAAGTGCTAAGTTTGATGAAACTACCTTTACAGGATCATATCAGCTATTGATAGAGAAAATATTGTCATCAAATCCTAGTATAGATTTGGTTTTGATTACTCCTCCCCAAAGAATTCGTGATGGATATGATATTAACTTTACCAATGAAGTTGGAAGTAAGCTAATAGATTATGTAAATGTTATAAAATCTTTAGGTGAAATGTATTCGCTTCCTGTATTAGATTTATACTCTGAAGGCGGTATATCAAAGGAGAATATGAGTACATTTACAAGAGATGGTCTTCATCCAAATGATGTTGGATATGATCGTATATCAGAGAAAATGTATAGATTTTTATTAAGTATATAACAAAGAGAGAAGATTAACTCTTCTCCCTTTGTTCTTTCATTACATCTATCATCATTTTAAAATCCCTTGTATTATACATAAACATTACTAAATCAGCATCACTATCTCTTATAATATCATCAATAGATATATCAAGTTTATCAATATATCTAGGATCTACTAGTTGCACCTCTGAGAATATGTCCGCGAATAACCATGATGTAGGAGCTTGATATGAATCTCTTATGATAAGTATTTTTTTATCAGATAATGCATCTTCATTTCTAATTTTTAAAATAGAGCAAGCATTACCAAACATATATGCACCACCATATAAAATATCTTCTTCATTTTTACGAGTAGCTATAACATCTTCTTCCTTGCATTTTGTTTCTGTTTTTCCATCAAATTTATAGTATTCGTAATTAGGCTTATCCTTTAGATGAACGTATGGAATAGTCTCATCTTCTTTAACTAGTTTATTTAAATTTTTATTGTAACTTCCTAGAAAATATCCTTTATCATACATTGTTTGAGTATAGTTATCCCAAGAAACATTATTTACTATATTCATATCTTCAATTATAAATTTAAAGCCTTCATAAGCTCCTATTCCATTCCAGTGATGGTCTGTTTTAAAATACAAATCTTCTCGTTGAGATTCATTAAATTCTTTTAGAAAATGTTCATCTACATCTATATCGTTTATAGTTTCTAAATCCAAATAACTTTTGAAAGCATTTTTATTATTAATATCATTTTTTATCCCATCAGTATATTTTGGGTATAAATGTGCTAGCATACTTTCTTTATTTGGAGTAGAAGTATAATAAACTTTTTTATTTGAATCAGCTGCTATTTTGGATAATTCATTTATTTCATTTGCAGCATCTTTTAATTCTTTTTCAGACATTAATTTTGATGGTGTTGGCATAATCCAGTTATCATCTAGTAGATAATAGCTTTTAATTTTATTCTTACCAAGAACTATTTGTGCCCTAGAGTATATTTCAGATAACTCTTCTCTAAATGGAAACTGGTCTGAAAAATAACTTTCAAATTTGCTTGTATATTTTCCAGATTTACAATCTTGTAGGGTTGGTTTTTGAGCCAACGTTCGATTTTCAGATTCACTAATTTCTTTATCTTTACTTATTATGTGTATAAAGAATATTCCTATTATTATAACTACAAAAGGAATGGATATCCATTTTGATTTCTTATTATTCATTTTAATTTCCTCCTCTAGAATCTGAAGTATAAAAATGGATTATATGTAGAATTTATCAATATTACAACTACTATAAACATTAGTGACACTAAAAAAATTGAGTGAAGTGCATATATAAAATTACTTTCAATCAGCTTTTTAGCTTTTGATTTTAATATTGACTTAAGTTTAGGTATTATAGGTATTGCAAATATAATAGATAAAATTATAATATATCCATAATCATTTATATACATAATAAAGGAGTTATTGTATATTGGACTTGAGCCAACTCCAAATAAAACTTGTAT of Clostridioides sp. ES-S-0054-01 contains these proteins:
- the yabG gene encoding sporulation peptidase YabG, which translates into the protein MKVGDIVARKSHNKDIVFKIVSFGVDENNEKIAILKGIAFRVIADAYIDDLELVKAPDIKDILIDKNVENLLYKSVRKAKERQKRMTRAVPKLQLNPNTYGMPGKVLQIDGDKEYLKICLDVYAQLGIPAVGVAVSEQNQYKEVRALLEKYNPDILVITGHDAMTIKRGDIEDMSNYRNSLNFIKTVKEARKWQPNLDNLVIFAGACQSNYEKIISAGANYASSPGRIMIHALDPVFVVEKIACSRIDVVVPIDEVIEQTITGVKGIGGSETRGKFRWAMPKTILH
- a CDS encoding 4-(cytidine 5'-diphospho)-2-C-methyl-D-erythritol kinase, which codes for MDFIRLKSRAKINLSIDVLGKRQDGYHFVEMIMQTIDLYDIVKIKELDEDEVKVKSTSLDIPLDEDNIVYKAAKILKNKFYIKKGVEIFIEKNIPVAAGMAGGSSNAAAVLVGLNQLWELGLSEDELKEIGFNLGADVPFCISGRPALAQGVGEKLTNIKGLPCDINILICKPDLFVSTKEVYQGLDLNNIKKRPNNKYLIECLKSEDIKAVSESMVNILENVTISKHKEISDIKQVMMKNNALGSMMSGSGPTVFGLFKNKEDALIGKKELLKKYKQVYVVNSSQKGVEICGEFN
- a CDS encoding Veg family protein, coding for MATVQTLDKIRVSLERHIGKKILLKANKGRKQIITKEGILEKVYPSVFVIKLDDEINGYPRVSYSYSDLLTSNVKLQVFRDQDKLQIS
- a CDS encoding SEC-C domain-containing protein; translated protein: MSLYTEWRNLSDNHESQEEEVKFWEEYLKVEAGIYNEILNNKMDVVEGKVSELAEKFGTTNEFFMGFIDGISESLKEDIVLEDVETDKEVSIKIDWEKLYNNMVTVEAHWLYNLQGWEDILPADQRKEIIKSYKKSKTIVKEAKIGRNDSCPCGSGKKYKKCCGK
- a CDS encoding SGNH/GDSL hydrolase family protein, which gives rise to MTSYTLIDLNNSSPVFSYTQNNTSLELMYFNKWKDKSWITLGDSITRANGYQDKLKNILGFSRIDNISKNGQTMASQSKNKSTYTLGKTIDYKVYDLATIFIGTNDFRYNKKLGKIKASGSAKFDETTFTGSYQLLIEKILSSNPSIDLVLITPPQRIRDGYDINFTNEVGSKLIDYVNVIKSLGEMYSLPVLDLYSEGGISKENMSTFTRDGLHPNDVGYDRISEKMYRFLLSI
- a CDS encoding UPF0489 family protein — encoded protein: MENYEYIGFHIKKPVGNNVFSYETREDKSIYVPKLISGTLNDVKLGDEVVFNEIEEGKEIKAKGLENMVEYVLGNKKIYVFDNHNHAFYFWIRSLMKNEFTKGCKLVHVDQHKDTREPDNYNVDINNMRDVFRYTNEVLNVGSFIKPALRYNVFSELIIIDSSYGFDLDIESEFVLDIDLDIFSSDMDYIPFDFKLEKIQNLIKKAKVITIATSPYFINQEYAIKVLKELFNYDII
- a CDS encoding GntR family transcriptional regulator, with amino-acid sequence MLLIAVKKGLKFVENLTKLNLDNYKPLRDVVFENLREAILEGKLKPGQRLMEVQLAEQLGVSRTPVREAIRKLELEGLVVMLPRKGAYVANMSLKDIMDVLEVRASLEGLAAYLAAERISDEDIKKLKDISEEFKKSTLESDVDALLKLDVEFHECIFRATNNKKLIQLINSLWEQVYRFRVTYMSAYDTSHNIVEEHRYLLDAIIKGDSELSKKYATEHIEKAEQFMIDKAMISKDL
- a CDS encoding DUF3794 domain-containing protein; the protein is MELIKDVIKVDNRIDFGKFQTFIEAEAVVPDKKLDVYEIVKTEGYISLKKIEMADGKILCRGSFNYNVIYIADDKNTISNVDGKVDINEVIEKDNVVQDMEYMLFSEVEHMDCTIMNERKIKVGALMNIRGSLFEKQRLDIVKDVAQVEGIQKHRKEICFQDIVGIEKAESSIRDTITINTEEIQSIISLNPCVKVKESRVTDNKVIIGGVLEINPLACTYEGELVELDRVGIEFTQFVEVPGVSDGMTEEVLLSMSDFNHIFKQNSESNTGLLEIDCVVCCKVKVTDEVTREVLQDAYSPQKIIKFDHKPIQLNKTLRNSEETFMVREGIRNDNDDIQIKDIVSVCPTMSIENSYIEGNKSIIQGIIKVEILFVPVEGLKLVYKISEEIPFEHDIEMDNLTDTASVFNTACIDKVEVDLNRDQIDLIIKIKRFTEALDKKAENFIIKGEDQGVYDLSKAPSIIVYICKEGDTFWNIAKKYNTTENEIAELNDIKLDEPIKPGKCLILEKKVVLVD
- a CDS encoding dipeptidase, with the translated sequence MKFIDLHCDTIAKLMENVETSELKSNKYSVDIDRLKKGDSLAQTFALFVDTEEVKHPFDYCMSMANKFHEEMKKNSDVIALATNYEEIMKNQSEGKLTALLSIEEGAVLEGKLENLKKFYDLGVRMMTISWNHVNELSFPHNKVEYREKGLTNFGREVVHKMNELGMLVDVSHISDGGFYEIAKLSSKPIIATHSNSRAMMNHSRNLTDDMIKVLANKGGVTGINFFHLFLSDNKSESKLEDMVRHIKHIVNVGGIDVVSLGSDFDGIDSKVEIEDISQMGKLYEPLKKEGFSEDEIEKIYYKNALRVIKEVL